CAGAGCTCTCAGCCTCTCCTTAACCTTCTCTTCCTCTTCCTCACTGAAAACCTCCTCTTCCTCCTCTTCCTCCAGACTCGCCAGAACCTCTCTCAAAACGTAGGTTACGTATTCGTCCACGGAGCCGAAGTCCGTGTCCTTTATCCTCTCTTCGATTCTGGTGTAAACGTCTTCGGGTATGCTGATTGTTCTCTCGCTCATGCATGGCGTTTCGTGAGGGGAATTAATAAAGGTTTTTCTAATTTGATTTAATGCTACCCGACCGACATGATAACCGTTCTGGACAGCAATGCTTTATAACATACTGTATTTACCGTTTTTGTGAAACTTGCGAGAAAGGTGGCAAGAAACGCAATATACAACACTTCAGCCTTGATAGTTGGGAGTGTCTCGGGCCTTTTCCTCACCATCATTCTTGCAAGGGTTATGAAACCCGAACAGTTTGGTATTTACAGCCTTGCACTGTCCATCGCCATGGTTTCAATCGCCCTTGCAAACCTCGGTGTTGATGCGGGTGTTGTCAGGTATACTGCATATCACGCAGGTAGAGGGGATCTGGCCAAAATCAGGGGGAACTTCAGGTACTTTCTCAAGATCAAGACCGTTCTGGCCTTTTCAATTTCTGCAT
The genomic region above belongs to Archaeoglobus neptunius and contains:
- a CDS encoding CopG family transcriptional regulator, encoding MSERTISIPEDVYTRIEERIKDTDFGSVDEYVTYVLREVLASLEEEEEEEVFSEEEEEKVKERLRALGYLD